GATTGCTGTTAACAGTAAGTGAAGGGGATAAAAAGGGATATTGGCGAAGGGGAGCATGGGAGATTGAATTATGACTTGTTCTTAATGACATCCTTTACCTCTTATTGGTTGTAGCACAGTcttaataatatatgtatatgtggtGAGAGATGCCATATTAAGCTCCTTTCAGTCTCTTGAATCACTTTGTCAATGTGTATTTGGTTGCTCATTCGGTTGTGCTTTTGTGTATATTTGAAGGTATCTTCTTCCTTGGAATTATTTATTAAGAGCTCAGATGCACGGCCTGAATATGAACATGCATCACTTGTATGTCATATCAGCGATAAGTAATTTAAAGGGGATTAAAAGGTTACATTAACACACCCTTTATAGGGTTACTGTTTCCATGCATGCACATCTCCATGTTTCAACACTTGTTTATGGAAGACAGTCAAAAGACTGATCACTGTTAATGTATCTAATGTGCActgaacacatttaaataacTAGGAGGAAGTGCCATTATAATTGGCATTTCTAAATGTGAAATACCAGTGTGTGGATTTTATTTAACACCCTTTCAGCTGTGGGTGATGCTATTAACAGTGAACCCTAGTGTGAGAGGTTCTATTGCGGTACTTTTGCATTTAATAATGTAGGCCTTTGATCTGCTCTCCTTTTCAGCTGTGGACTTCTTCAATCAGATAAACATGCTCTATGGGACCATCACTGAGTTCTGCACTGAGACCAGCTGTTCTGTGATGTCTGCCGGACCCAGGTATGGCAGACAGACAATTAAAAGgggggaagaaaaaaaagcaagCTTCTATATGTTTTCATATAGATATACACTTTATTTCTTACAGTTTCCACTGGAATGTATGCCCTATTTGCGGTATTGACCTTCCCTTGTTGCAATTACTCCACAGCAGTGTTCCTACAAATCCATTGTGCCAAGTCATTCAGATTTTTTCTGACAATGCTCAGTCAATCAGAATATTTTTGCtattttatacacacacagaataatGCAATCCCCAGCCAAAAACCACTACTGAGCTCAAATGTACGTTTGATCTTGATGTGACAAAGCATCTGTCTCGACATACACTCATCCACCTGGACAGCACTAAGCCAACTGTTGCCGCCCCATGCTGAATACTTTGCATTGTTGATACCTggctgtgatgatgatgatctgcAAGGAAGGGACCACTGTTTTTCTCAAATAGACAGTGTACAAACTTTCCCTTCAATTGCagtatataaaatgaaaatattacacTTAAATGTGCTGTTTATTGCAGCTGTGCATTTAGTTCAAATTCTGGTTTCGGCATACCAGCAATGCTGGGATGCCTTGCATGGGGCAGTGCATATCTGGGATATCCACACTATCTGGGATTGGAGGGCATGTTGTTGGAAGAAGTTGATTTTGCTCCTGGCATTGCTGCAACTAGGCCTGTGAGTTTAATTGTGGTTGTTTGCCGGTGAATACATTGTTGTCCAAACGTGTAGGTGCTGGAAAGTACTTCCTGGTTGTGCTAGCAATATGGTGAGAAGCAGAGTAACTGTGCATTATATGGGGGGAAACATGaggagaattttttttaaatccataaaCCTACAGTCAGCTCAAGGCAAACGTCCCCACACATAGACCTGTTTAATTTTGCTACGTAGTTTCCTACTTTGGTTTAGTGTGTCATTTTCACTTCTAGTTTTTACAATGTTAATGCAATACAGAACACGTGATTTCTGAATTTGGATCATATTCACAAAGCGTGTCGAAAATGGATCCTAGATCAGCAGTCCTTCCGTGACGCACCTTGTAAATACTAATGAATTCTAAAGTAATTTAACAgctcatttgttaaattatgtaTAGTTTTGGCACTTTCTCAGAGTTCCTTGTCCTTGCTCTATTTATGGCCTCTTAGCTTGAGGAAAAGACATGAGCCAACATCCTGCCAGCATGGCCACAGTCACTGGCATTTGTCTTCTAACCTCGTCTACTCCTTTCTAACTCCAGAAATATACTCAAGTATACCGTGTACTGAAAATGAGTGGTAAAAGACCCCTTCTAAGAAGAAAAGTAAAACTGCATTGGTAAAATGCTGTGTTTACAACGTCCTGCCCTTCCTCCAAATCGCTCCCCTGTAAGCAGCATAGCTACAAGGACAGGGATTAAGGGAAGTTTCTTAGCTGGGAGTTTGCCCATCAAGGTTTTGCAAATGGGCTTATAAATCTGATGTTCATACATTGGTAAATAGGTACCCACATGCTAGGCCTGGTAACATTACatttaccaaaaaaaaatagGACCCTTGTATGTTTTGACATTTGAAAGATAATGCAATCCCTGTTTAAATTGGAGAATGTTTTGGCCTTAGACTGGGTCTTGGCAGGAAGCCATTTTAAGCCAATCTTAACACTGTCCAACAAACAATGATGTGCCAAAAAGAAGTCAGAAAAGCATGTTATTAATTTTTCATTTTGCAATTTAATTGTATTGCTATTCTCAATGCTCTTGACCACTAAGCTGTCTTGCTGCCCTGGCAAATGAAGAAATTCTTATTCTATTCTCTCATTTACCTCCTTCAAGGTATGAATATCACTGGGCCGATGGCACCAACATCAAAAAGCCAATCAAGTGCTCTGCCCCCAAGTACATAGATTACCTGATGACCTGGGTGCAGGATCAGCTGGATGATGAGACTCTCTTTCCCTCTAAGATAGGTTAGTTGAGTATTCAGAGTTGCGCATTAATTTAAAACCTTGTAGCATGGACCTTTTGGCTTAGAGACAGTTCTAACGCTCCCAGTCTGTACCCACAGGTGTGCCGTTTCCTAAGAACTTCATGTCTGTGGCCAAGACCATCCTTAAGCGCCTGTTCAGAGTCTATGCCCACATCTACCACCAGCATTTTGACTCTGTGATGCAACTGCAGGAGGAGGCCCACCTAAACACCTCCTTCAAACACTTCATCTTCTTTGTCCAGGTGCCACTTTTCAATACTtctagaaatgtaaaatgtttaaaaatgaatgtCATGGTCCTATATGGGGGCTTCTACATGCCTCCAAGGATGTAGAAAATGGGAATCTTTTCCTGTTGATACAGTTAATCAGGCAGTTGTTACTGTCTTGTGTAACTAAAGCACCACAGAAACCGGTTCTCCTGTTTGATCACTGATCGTACACTATGTGGCATGTGGTCTTTTTTTGGGGTGTGTCTGTGCAGGAGTTCAACCTTATTGACCGCCGTGAGCTGGCACCGCTGCAGGACCTTATTGAGAAGCTGGGCTCCAAGGACAGATGAAAGCCTCCCGCTCTTTCCCTCCctcgtctctccctctcagtgcCTGCCTCTGGGTTTCTGAGTGTCCACTTTTCCACTTTGTGCCTTTTTCTTAGCCCTCTTTCTACCTCTGTACCCTGTACCTATACTTTCTGTCCCAGCTTATTTTCTTTCAACCTGTAGTTgtacaacatttgttttattagaGCTCACTTTAAGGTAAGATGCCATTGTGTAGCTattatgatatatattttttatttggtaaacAAATTCTATAATTGGGACATACTGACCTGGAATGTGGACCATTGTTTTTTTAGGAGTTTAAATGGAAACCTGGCATTTCTTTCCTATGGTATTTGGGACCATTTCAATGTCCCAAAACAGTTTGCTTTTTAACACATCACATTTGCAGTTTTAGTCAATTATGTACTTCAATACTGATCTTTTGTTCTGTATTTGACATTTAGATAGGTTTTTTTCACTTAAGGTTAACAAAGATCAATAAATATTTGCAGTGACACTTTTGATAAACATGTGTAATAGGTAATCTTCCATAGTTTATACACAGGGATCATATTTTTACACTTTTACTTGACTACTTAGATGTTTTAACACATGGTAAGCAATCAAAGTACCAGAGAaagtaacatttttaaaacttatataaaatatcaaatgttatgtatagtataataagaaatgttttgaaattattcattCTGTAATTTCACTCGAATTGCACAAATGTGCCTCAATTTTTCTTATTAACAATGTCAAATGCCTTGGATGTCTAAGACCATCATGGGGGAATATTATTCTTAGTATCAAGCAAGtctgttttattgtttagtAAGCATACCTTTACTTGTTCATCATGCAAAATGCAACAATAGCAATAGTAATTGCAACATGACAACAGTGAATCTGTATGTGATATTTATGTTGTTTTCTCTTCATTTTGTAAGATGTTATTTGTCTTATCTGAATGTGTGCTCACAGATTTAGACTAGTCCTTAACTgaaaaaatcaagctcaatggaatgtttttttttcttttcttccaaGGCTACCATTAATCtatgtctgtgaaaccagccccATTTGTGTTCAGTTTTGGCACACAGGGCTAAAGCAGCAGTGCTGTTTGCGGTGCCATCGTGACACATGCCATGTTTATCCCATTCTTCCGAAATTTCTTTGCCACCAAAATGGAATGTTATCTATAAACAACATAGCTATAGGTACTCTCTGCCGGActgagtgaaaatgtccatgtGCTACTTAATCTGATACCTTTTACTTGTTTCAGACAATCTAAggcaatttaaatattttacacttACTCTCATTTGACCACCCCAATTGGAAAATATATCCTTCTATAATATATACTTCAACAATACATTGTAGAAGCATGGTCTGCAATCAACACATAGTATTGAACCATTggaatattaatgtatttacaaaacCCCAACGTGTTTGTGATATTCACTATCTTAGTATGTGCTCATGTTTGATCTGTCTGGATAAAGCAACCTGTTATACTGTTATGTGTACTTGTAGATTTTTATAGTGTTCAGCATTGATTTGGAATGTGATGTTACATTTCCTGTTGGCAGTTACTGGGAATAATAATAGGAATTCTGGAATACTGTATGTCAGGTGTAGTTTTtccattttttggggggtgggaggggggtatacatttctttttatctCAATCACATGATATATTGTACTGATTTACTATATTTTGTCTGCATTTCTCTTCCAGATATTCAGTGACAACTGTTTGGCATGACACAGATTTGTAATTACATTAATCTTGTTTGGGATGTTGCTGTAAAATTAGGTTAAGGGATAGATGTTTTATATTTACTTTGGTGGTTATAGACCTTATGGAGATTGTTTTTGAGAAATGCAATAATGGATTGTCAACAACCTAGTTCAATAATTTGTTATAAATAGCATAATTTGCAGCACATTATCTGGAACAAAAAACCCTGTGCCTTAGAAAAGAACATCTTGTCTGAAATTACAGTATTGACAGCTAGCAGAACACCTTAATAAATCAATGGAATTTGTGGATATTGCGAGTTTGTTTTGAATGGGTACAAGAGCCTCATGACAATTTATTAATTGCTCAAGCAGTCAGAAAGAGGAGTGTGGAACTATATAGTCCTTTAGTTCCTCTCTTCTAGATAGTGAACCATCTTGACCATTTCAATGCTCCCATTACCTGGCTAAGATTATATGCATAGTGAATCCTGGTGTTGTATTAGATTTACCCACTGCTAGTTATGCTGCAACCTGTTATATAGCCTTAGTTCAGTTTGAGTGTTTTCGTCATTCTAGAATATTTGTACTGAGTTACTTTTCCACTAAACGGTCTTGAATGGACATATTTAAAGGACCAGTGGACATGCTGACAGCTTTCCTCAGCCCACAATTAAAACTCAGTTTTTTAACTGGTCATTGAGTAAAGCACAGTTTTATTCAACACAATGTTCCAGAAAGTAAAAATACGCTGACATCATAGGCCAAGGAGTTCCCAGTTTCAAAGGTTTTTAGAAACAATGCATAGATATTATTCAGGGAGATATTGAAGTAATTCTTTGTAAAGTAGTACATTTTGTTATAAACAATTGTTGCATAGCTTTCATTCAAATTGAAAAATGTCAGAACCTCTATGACCGTGCCCAAGctataaatgtaaatgcttCAAATCTCCCTGAATAAGTGTATCTGACCAATTTCACACAGCCATTTCGGTTTTTTGaaagatgtttttgtgttttgaacAGATTTTGAAGAACTTCATCCTTAACATTGTGTTTCTCTGATACTCAGAGTCTAACTGTTTGGTGATTTGAGGTAATTTCACATAACTGGTGCAACTAAAAGTCACAACTGATATATGCTCTGGTGCCACTAGACCTTTAGATCTGACTTTGTAACACTAGGCCTGGGTTCAGCAAAAGACTCCCTGCGGGACAAAACTGGCCCCCCAGCAATAATATCTGGCCCCCTGCATGATTATTTTGACAGTGGCTGGTGCTGAAATAGATCTCAGTTATGACAGCAGACACACCGGCTTTACATTCACAAATCTACATAGGATGAAGGCATAGTTGTCTTTCCATTCATCTTTGAATGCCCCATTTTCGCTGTCAGCTTTCCTCTAGACTTTGGTAGTGCCATTTTGTGTGTACAGCTAGCTTAAATGTTTAGCTCTGCACACAACATAATAGCGTAGCCTGCCTCCagcaactaaacaattaaaaaatgcaATGTAGTATGTAAGGATGAAAAGGAATAACAGTAAGTTAGGCTCTGATGTGTAATAATGATACACAATTTATTGTTTATTCTTATTCACAATATAGGTTGTTAAAAGCATGACTCAAACAGGCCATTAATGGGTTTATTCAGGTCCTTATTTATTGAGTTATTTTTATCCATTATGCATTTCCCACATGTGTGTCTTAGAAAGGCGGTTGCAAGTTGGTGAATGAAGACACTTGACGGGTTAGGCCtatgtgtcagtagtactgtattaatgaaTCCAGCACAAAACCCGGACACCGTCACACAGCTGTGGCTTTTTGTTTCTGACTGTCCTACAGGATTTAACCACAGCTGAATAAGCAGTTACAAAAGACACTGTAACAGTCTGTTACAGGCAATTCTAGTTGCATTTTTCACCAAGTAATTCCTTAAATTATCCTTTGACTATGTTCTGGCCCACCATCTAGTGGATTAAAAATTTTTTCCTGATGTCAAACACAAGGCTGTCAACTCACTTCAAACTGGGCTCCATCAATTATAGTTCTGGGAATTGACAAGGCCACTCATTTCTAgtatacaaaaaacattaaaatgttgaaGTGGTTGACAAATGTACGAAGTGAACTGTTAATTCAAGAAATTGCTTTTGTAAAGACCAAAACTTTTAAGAAAAACTCAAAGGTAAAAGAGTCAGTGAGTTAGTGAGCTAATAAAGGACTAATTCCATACACAGAGTTTATCTCTGGCTTGTCCAATCACAGATCAGACCTTTGGACTATGCCAGGGTACTAGGCGGAAATGGGCCAAAGTTCCGATTTAACTAGTTCTAATTAACCAAGTGAATGATTTCTAATCTGCTGTTAAAATTATTTGAATTCCAAAAGAAATGTTATGTGTCATGCAGAGAAACACAGGGAATGTGTAAAACCCTCCTTTAATTGGAGGGTattgtcatccatccatccatccatcttctcccgcttatccggggccgggtcgcgggggcagcagtctaagcagggatgcccagacttccctctccccagacacttcctctagctcttccggggggacaccgaggcgttcccaggccagccgggagacatagtccctccagcgtgtcctaggtcttccccggggtctcctcccggtgggacgggaccggaacaccttcccaggaaggcgttccggaggcatccgaaaaagatgcccaagccacctcagctgacccctctcgatg
This portion of the Esox lucius isolate fEsoLuc1 chromosome 13, fEsoLuc1.pri, whole genome shotgun sequence genome encodes:
- the mob1a gene encoding MOB kinase activator 1A; translation: MSFLFGSRSSKTFKPKKNIPEGSHQYELLKHAEATLGSGNLRQAVMLPEGEDLNEWIAVNTVDFFNQINMLYGTITEFCTETSCSVMSAGPRYEYHWADGTNIKKPIKCSAPKYIDYLMTWVQDQLDDETLFPSKIGVPFPKNFMSVAKTILKRLFRVYAHIYHQHFDSVMQLQEEAHLNTSFKHFIFFVQEFNLIDRRELAPLQDLIEKLGSKDR